A window of the Salarias fasciatus chromosome 7, fSalaFa1.1, whole genome shotgun sequence genome harbors these coding sequences:
- the LOC115391935 gene encoding uncharacterized protein LOC115391935, translated as MTRCVIKKSEVQSFIERCMLAVGTQAHHARSLAEVLVEGDHRGHGSHGLNRMDMYVNDVKSGICAKDGEPVVEKQTAATALVDGKNLLGPVVGNFCMQLAIEKAKEVGIGWVVAHGSNHYGIAGYYAMQALKENMIGMSFTNTSPLVVPTRAKACTIGTNPISVAAPGNDGDSFVLDMATSAVALGKVELHARREESIPEGWGCDSKGKITTDPKEVLNGGGLVPIGGSEATGGYKGYGLGMMVEIFCGILAGAQYSKHIRMWKETGRVANLGQCFVAINPDNFHPDFKDRMSDLMSIQRDLEPSDQGTPVLVAGDPERENMRKCEEMGGIPYHINVVNFVNECAKQIGVSKLLPTV; from the exons gtgtgtgattaaaaaaagtgaGGTGCAGAGCTTCATCGAGAGATGCATGCTGGCAGTGGGCACCCAGGCACATCACGCTCGCAGCCTGGCCGAGGTGCTGGTCGAGGGAGATCACAGGGGCCACGGCAGCCATGGACTCAACAGAATGG ATATGTATGTGAACGACGTCAAGTCGGGAATTTGTGCGAAGGACGGCGAGCCGGTGGTGGAGAAGCAGACCGCAGCGACGGCGCTGGTGGATGGGAAGAACCTTCTGGGTCCAGTCGTAGGAAATTTCTGCATGCAGCTGGCCATTGAAAAAGCCAAAGAGGTTGGCATCGGCTGGGTGGTGGCACACG GTTCCAACCATTATGGTATAGCGGGATATTATGCAATGCAAgcactgaaggaaaacatgaTT GGTATGTCATTCACCAACACGTCTCCACTGGTGGTCCCCACGCGTGCGAAAGCG TGCACCATCGGcacaaaccccatcagtgttgCTGCTCCCGGCAACGATGGAGACAGCTTCGTTCTGGACATGGCCACTTCAGCCGTCGCTCTTGGAAAG GTGGAGCTCCATGCACGACGTGAGGAGTCCATACCCGAAGGCTGGGGCTGTGACTCCAAGGGAAAAATCACAACGGACCCCAAGGAGGTCCTGAATGGAGGGGGGCTGGTGCCCATCGGTGGCTCTGAGGCCACAG GAGGCTACAAAGGCTACGGCCTGGGCATGATGGTGGAGATATTCTGTGGGATTCTGGCCGGAGCTCAGTACAGCAAACACATCCGCATGTGGAAAGAGACGGGCCGTGTGGCCAACCTG GGTCAGTGCTTCGTGGCAATCAACCCAGACAACTTTCATCCTGATTTCAAAGACAGGATGTCTGACCTGATGTCAATCCAGAGAGACCTGGAGCCG TCTGACCAAGGCACTCCTGTTTTGGTTGCTGGAGACCCCgagagagagaacatgaggAAGTGCGAGGAGATGGGTGGGATTCCATACCACATCAATGTTGTCAACTTTGTG AATGAATGCGCAAAGCAAATTGGAGTGAGCAAACTGCTGCCAACCGTGTGA